Proteins encoded together in one Arvicanthis niloticus isolate mArvNil1 chromosome 7, mArvNil1.pat.X, whole genome shotgun sequence window:
- the Ppat gene encoding amidophosphoribosyltransferase isoform X1, translated as MELEESGIREECGVFGCIASGEWPTQLDVPHVITLGLVGLQHRGQESAGIVTSDGSAVPKFRVHKGMGLVNHVFTEDNLKKLYVSNLGIGHTRYATTGKCELENCQPFVVETLRGKIAVAHNGELVNAARLRKKLLRHGIGLSTSSDSEMITQLLAYTPPQEQDDTPDWVARIKNLMKEAPTAYSLVIMHRDVIYAVRDPYGNRPLCIGRLMPVSDIKGNGSLCIRRLMPVSDIKEKKSSETDGWVVSSESCSFLSIGARYCHEVRPGEIVEISRHGVRTLDIIPRPNGDPVSFCIFEYVYFARPDSMFEDQMVYTVRYRCGQQLAIEAPVEADLVSTVPESATPAALGYATKCGLPYVEVLCKNRYVGRTFIQPNMRLRQLGVAKKFGVLSDNFKGKRIVLVDDSIVRGNTISPIIKLLKESGAKEVHIRVASPPIKYPCFMGINIPTKEELIANKPEFECLAEYLGANSVVYLSVEGLVSSVQQEIKFKKQKVKKHDISIQENGNGLEYFEKTGHCTACLTGQYPVDLEW; from the exons AGGTCAGGAGAGTGCTGGTATTGTGACCAGTGATGGGAGTGCGGTGCCTAAATTCAGGGTGCACAAG GGAATGGGTCTTGTAAACCATGTTTTTACTGAAGACAATTTGAAGAAATTGTATGTCTCAAATCTTGGCATCGGACATACGAGATATGCCACCACGGGGAAGTGTGAGCTGGAGAATTGCCAGCCATTCGTTGTTGAGACTCTTCGAGGGAAAATAGCTGTGGCCCATAACGGTGAACTGGTAAACGCAGCTCGGTTGAGGAAGAAG CTTCTGCGCCATGGTATTGGGCTTTCCACATCCTCAGACAGTGAAATGATTACCCAGTTACTTGCATACACCCCTCCTCAGGAACAAGATGATACTCCAGACTGGGTAGCAAG AATTAAGAACCTGATGAAGGAAGCGCCCACGGCGTACTCTCTGGTAATAATGCACAGGGATGTCATTTACGCAGTGCGAGACCCGTATGGGAATCGGCCTCTGTGCATCGGTCGTCTTATGCCAGTTTCTGATATAAAAGGTAATGGGTCTCTGTGCATCCGTCGTCTTATGCCAGTTTCTGATATAAAAG AGAAAAAATCTTCAGAAACTGACGGATGGGTGGTGTCTTCGGAGTCTTGCAGCTTTTTATCTATTGGTGCAAG ATATTGCCATGAAGTCAGGCCTGGAGAAATTGTAGAAATATCCAGACATGGTGTCAGAACTCTTGATATAATTCCAAGGCCTAATGGAGACCCAGTGTCGTTTTGTATCTTTGAATATGTTTATTTTGCGAGACCAGATAGTATGTTTGAAG ACCAAATGGTTTACACAGTAAGGTACCGGTGCGGTCAGCAGCTGGCGATTGAAGCACCCGTGGAGGCAGACTTGGTTAGCACGGTTCCAGAATCTGCTACGCCTGCAGCTCTGGGATATGCAACAAAG TGTGGGCTGCCATATGTGGAAGTGCTGTGTAAAAACCGGTATGTTGGAAGAACCTTCATTCAGCCAAACATGAGGTTAAGGCAACTCGGTGTTGCAAAGAAATTTGGCGTGTTGTCTGACAACTTTAAAGGCAAAAGAATCGTTCTCGTAGATGATTCAATTGTGAGAGGCAATACTATCTCACCCATCATAAAACTCCTCAAAGAATCTGGTGCAAAAGAG gtaCACATTCGAGTCGCTTCGCCACCAATAAAATATCCGTGCTTCATGGGAATTAACATTCCTACAAAAGAAGAGCTTATAGCCAATAAACCAGAATTTGAATGTCTTGCAGAATACCTTG GGGCAAACAGCGTTGTCTATCTGTCAGTGGAAGGACTGGTTTCATCTGTgcaacaagaaataaaattcaagaagCAGAAAGTGAAAAAACATGATATTTCAATTCAAGAAAATGGAAATGGTCTGGAATATTTCGAGAAGACAGGACACTGTACGGCTTGCCTCACTGGGCAGTACCCTGTGGATCTGGAATGGTAG
- the Ppat gene encoding amidophosphoribosyltransferase isoform X2: protein MELEESGIREECGVFGCIASGEWPTQLDVPHVITLGLVGLQHRGQESAGIVTSDGSAVPKFRVHKGMGLVNHVFTEDNLKKLYVSNLGIGHTRYATTGKCELENCQPFVVETLRGKIAVAHNGELVNAARLRKKLLRHGIGLSTSSDSEMITQLLAYTPPQEQDDTPDWVARIKNLMKEAPTAYSLVIMHRDVIYAVRDPYGNRPLCIGRLMPVSDIKEKKSSETDGWVVSSESCSFLSIGARYCHEVRPGEIVEISRHGVRTLDIIPRPNGDPVSFCIFEYVYFARPDSMFEDQMVYTVRYRCGQQLAIEAPVEADLVSTVPESATPAALGYATKCGLPYVEVLCKNRYVGRTFIQPNMRLRQLGVAKKFGVLSDNFKGKRIVLVDDSIVRGNTISPIIKLLKESGAKEVHIRVASPPIKYPCFMGINIPTKEELIANKPEFECLAEYLGANSVVYLSVEGLVSSVQQEIKFKKQKVKKHDISIQENGNGLEYFEKTGHCTACLTGQYPVDLEW, encoded by the exons AGGTCAGGAGAGTGCTGGTATTGTGACCAGTGATGGGAGTGCGGTGCCTAAATTCAGGGTGCACAAG GGAATGGGTCTTGTAAACCATGTTTTTACTGAAGACAATTTGAAGAAATTGTATGTCTCAAATCTTGGCATCGGACATACGAGATATGCCACCACGGGGAAGTGTGAGCTGGAGAATTGCCAGCCATTCGTTGTTGAGACTCTTCGAGGGAAAATAGCTGTGGCCCATAACGGTGAACTGGTAAACGCAGCTCGGTTGAGGAAGAAG CTTCTGCGCCATGGTATTGGGCTTTCCACATCCTCAGACAGTGAAATGATTACCCAGTTACTTGCATACACCCCTCCTCAGGAACAAGATGATACTCCAGACTGGGTAGCAAG AATTAAGAACCTGATGAAGGAAGCGCCCACGGCGTACTCTCTGGTAATAATGCACAGGGATGTCATTTACGCAGTGCGAGACCCGTATGGGAATCGGCCTCTGTGCATCGGTCGTCTTATGCCAGTTTCTGATATAAAAG AGAAAAAATCTTCAGAAACTGACGGATGGGTGGTGTCTTCGGAGTCTTGCAGCTTTTTATCTATTGGTGCAAG ATATTGCCATGAAGTCAGGCCTGGAGAAATTGTAGAAATATCCAGACATGGTGTCAGAACTCTTGATATAATTCCAAGGCCTAATGGAGACCCAGTGTCGTTTTGTATCTTTGAATATGTTTATTTTGCGAGACCAGATAGTATGTTTGAAG ACCAAATGGTTTACACAGTAAGGTACCGGTGCGGTCAGCAGCTGGCGATTGAAGCACCCGTGGAGGCAGACTTGGTTAGCACGGTTCCAGAATCTGCTACGCCTGCAGCTCTGGGATATGCAACAAAG TGTGGGCTGCCATATGTGGAAGTGCTGTGTAAAAACCGGTATGTTGGAAGAACCTTCATTCAGCCAAACATGAGGTTAAGGCAACTCGGTGTTGCAAAGAAATTTGGCGTGTTGTCTGACAACTTTAAAGGCAAAAGAATCGTTCTCGTAGATGATTCAATTGTGAGAGGCAATACTATCTCACCCATCATAAAACTCCTCAAAGAATCTGGTGCAAAAGAG gtaCACATTCGAGTCGCTTCGCCACCAATAAAATATCCGTGCTTCATGGGAATTAACATTCCTACAAAAGAAGAGCTTATAGCCAATAAACCAGAATTTGAATGTCTTGCAGAATACCTTG GGGCAAACAGCGTTGTCTATCTGTCAGTGGAAGGACTGGTTTCATCTGTgcaacaagaaataaaattcaagaagCAGAAAGTGAAAAAACATGATATTTCAATTCAAGAAAATGGAAATGGTCTGGAATATTTCGAGAAGACAGGACACTGTACGGCTTGCCTCACTGGGCAGTACCCTGTGGATCTGGAATGGTAG
- the Ppat gene encoding amidophosphoribosyltransferase isoform X3: MGLVNHVFTEDNLKKLYVSNLGIGHTRYATTGKCELENCQPFVVETLRGKIAVAHNGELVNAARLRKKLLRHGIGLSTSSDSEMITQLLAYTPPQEQDDTPDWVARIKNLMKEAPTAYSLVIMHRDVIYAVRDPYGNRPLCIGRLMPVSDIKGNGSLCIRRLMPVSDIKEKKSSETDGWVVSSESCSFLSIGARYCHEVRPGEIVEISRHGVRTLDIIPRPNGDPVSFCIFEYVYFARPDSMFEDQMVYTVRYRCGQQLAIEAPVEADLVSTVPESATPAALGYATKCGLPYVEVLCKNRYVGRTFIQPNMRLRQLGVAKKFGVLSDNFKGKRIVLVDDSIVRGNTISPIIKLLKESGAKEVHIRVASPPIKYPCFMGINIPTKEELIANKPEFECLAEYLGANSVVYLSVEGLVSSVQQEIKFKKQKVKKHDISIQENGNGLEYFEKTGHCTACLTGQYPVDLEW, encoded by the exons ATGGGTCTTGTAAACCATGTTTTTACTGAAGACAATTTGAAGAAATTGTATGTCTCAAATCTTGGCATCGGACATACGAGATATGCCACCACGGGGAAGTGTGAGCTGGAGAATTGCCAGCCATTCGTTGTTGAGACTCTTCGAGGGAAAATAGCTGTGGCCCATAACGGTGAACTGGTAAACGCAGCTCGGTTGAGGAAGAAG CTTCTGCGCCATGGTATTGGGCTTTCCACATCCTCAGACAGTGAAATGATTACCCAGTTACTTGCATACACCCCTCCTCAGGAACAAGATGATACTCCAGACTGGGTAGCAAG AATTAAGAACCTGATGAAGGAAGCGCCCACGGCGTACTCTCTGGTAATAATGCACAGGGATGTCATTTACGCAGTGCGAGACCCGTATGGGAATCGGCCTCTGTGCATCGGTCGTCTTATGCCAGTTTCTGATATAAAAGGTAATGGGTCTCTGTGCATCCGTCGTCTTATGCCAGTTTCTGATATAAAAG AGAAAAAATCTTCAGAAACTGACGGATGGGTGGTGTCTTCGGAGTCTTGCAGCTTTTTATCTATTGGTGCAAG ATATTGCCATGAAGTCAGGCCTGGAGAAATTGTAGAAATATCCAGACATGGTGTCAGAACTCTTGATATAATTCCAAGGCCTAATGGAGACCCAGTGTCGTTTTGTATCTTTGAATATGTTTATTTTGCGAGACCAGATAGTATGTTTGAAG ACCAAATGGTTTACACAGTAAGGTACCGGTGCGGTCAGCAGCTGGCGATTGAAGCACCCGTGGAGGCAGACTTGGTTAGCACGGTTCCAGAATCTGCTACGCCTGCAGCTCTGGGATATGCAACAAAG TGTGGGCTGCCATATGTGGAAGTGCTGTGTAAAAACCGGTATGTTGGAAGAACCTTCATTCAGCCAAACATGAGGTTAAGGCAACTCGGTGTTGCAAAGAAATTTGGCGTGTTGTCTGACAACTTTAAAGGCAAAAGAATCGTTCTCGTAGATGATTCAATTGTGAGAGGCAATACTATCTCACCCATCATAAAACTCCTCAAAGAATCTGGTGCAAAAGAG gtaCACATTCGAGTCGCTTCGCCACCAATAAAATATCCGTGCTTCATGGGAATTAACATTCCTACAAAAGAAGAGCTTATAGCCAATAAACCAGAATTTGAATGTCTTGCAGAATACCTTG GGGCAAACAGCGTTGTCTATCTGTCAGTGGAAGGACTGGTTTCATCTGTgcaacaagaaataaaattcaagaagCAGAAAGTGAAAAAACATGATATTTCAATTCAAGAAAATGGAAATGGTCTGGAATATTTCGAGAAGACAGGACACTGTACGGCTTGCCTCACTGGGCAGTACCCTGTGGATCTGGAATGGTAG